ACGCTGCAGGGCTCCTTCCACGGCCGCACGATGGGCGCGCTCGCGCTCACCGGGCAGCCCGCGCTGCAGACGCCGTTCCTCCCGCTCCCCGGCGGCGTCGAGCACATCGCGCCGACCCTCGAGGCGCTCGAGGCGGCGATCGACGACACCGTCCAGGCGCTCATCCTCGAGCCGATCCAGGGCGAGGCCGGCGTCGTCGACCTGCCCGCCGGGTTCCTCCGCCGCGCCCGCGAGCTCACGCGGCAGCACGGCGCGCTGCTCATCCTCGACGAGATCCAGACGGGCGTCGGCCGCACGGGCCGCTGGTTCGCCTACGAGCACGAGGGCGTGCGGCCGGATGCGGTCACCATCGCCAAGGGCATCGCGGGCGGCGTGCCGATCGGCGCGCTCGTGGCCTTCGACGCCGCGGCCGACCTCCTGCAGAAGGGCCAGCACGGATCCACGTTCGGCGGCAACCCGCTCGCGACGGCGGCCGGGAACGCCGTGCTCACGGAGATCGAGGACGCCGGGCTCGTGGAGAACGCGCGTGTGCGCGGCGAGGAGATCCGCGCGTCCATCACCGGCCTCGACTCCCCGCTCGTCGCCGAGGTCCGCGGGCGCGGCCTCCTCATCGGCGTGGGCCTCCACCACGAGGACGGCGGACGCATCGCGGCCGCCGCGCTCGGCGAGGGGCTCATCATCAACGCGCCGAACGCCCGCAGCCTCCGCATCGCGCCGCCGCTCATCGTGGGTGACGCCGAGGTGCGCGACTTCCGCGGGCGGTTCGCGCGGGCGCTGGCGCACCTGCGCTGACCCGGGCGGGGAGCCGGCCGATGCGACCGCGCGCGCTCCCCGCCGACCCGTCGGCGCACCCCCGCGCGGGGGTGCCCGCGGACGGATCCGCCCCCGCACGTCCCCTAGGCTTGAGCGATCCCGAGTCCCCCGAGAGCGAGCGATGCGATGACCCGCCACTTCCTGCGCGACGACGACCTGAGCCCGGCCGAGCAGGCCGAGGTGCTCGATCTGGCGGTGCAGCTGAAGCGCGAGCGCTGGTCCGAGCGCCCCCTCGCGGGTCCGCAGACCGTCGCCGTCATCTTCGACAAGTCCTCCACCCGCACGCGCGTCTCGTTCGCCGTCGGCATCGCGGACCTCGGCGGCGTCCCGCTCGTCATCAGCACCGCCAACAGCCAGCTCGGCGGCAAGGAGACCGCGAGTGACACCGCGCGCGTGCTCGAGCGCCAGGTCGCGGCCATCGTGTGGCGCACGTACGCGCAGTCGGGCCTCGAGGAGATGGCCGCGGGAACCACGGTCCCCGTCGTCAACGCCCTCTCGGACGACTTCCACCCGTGCCAGATCCTCGCCGACCTGCTCACCATCCGCGAGCACCGCGGCGACCTCGCCGGCCAGACCCTCGTCTTCCTCGGCGACGGAGCGAGCAACATGGCGCACTCCTACCTCCTCGGCGGCGTCACGGCCGGCATGCACGTGCGCATCGCCGCCCCCGCGGGCTACGTGCCCGCCGCGGTCGTCGTGGCCGACGCCGAGCGCATCGCCGCGACCACCGGCGGCTCGGTCCGGATCCTCGCCGACCCCGTCGAGGCCGTCACCGGCGCCGACGTCGTCATCACCGACACCTGGGTGTCGATGGGCCGCGAGGAGGAGAAGGCCCAGCGCCTGGCCGAGCTCGGCGCCTACCAGGTCACGACCGAGCTCATGGCGCACGCGGTTGACGACGCCATCTTCCTGCACTGCCTTCCCGCCGACCGCGAGTACGAGGTGGCCGCCGAGGTCATCGACGGCCCGCAGTCGGTGGTCTGGGACGAGGCGGAGAACCGCCTGCACGCCCAGAAGGCGCTGCTCGTCTGGCTCCTGCGCCAGTCCTGACGCAGCCCGCACACCCCGAGACACCTCAGCAACGAAACGGAGAACGGCATGGCCGAACGCGTGGTACTGGCATATTCCGGCGGACTCGACACCTCGGTCGGCATCGGCTGGCTCAAGGACGCGACGGGCAAGGAGGTCGTGGCCCTCGCCGTCGACGTCGGCCAGGGCGGCGAGGACATGGAGGTCATCCGGCAGCGCGCGCTCGACTGCGGCGCGGTCGAGGCCGTCGTGGTGGATGCGAAGGACGAGTTCGCGGACGACTACATCGTCCCCGCGCTCAAGGCCAACGCCCTCTACCAGAAGCGCTACCCGCTGGTCTCGGGCCTCAGCCGCCCGCTGATCGCGAAGCACCTCGCGCGCGTCGCCCACGAGCTCGGCGCGAACAGCGTCGCGCACGGCTGCACCGGCAAGGGCAACGACCAGGTGCGCTTCGAGGCCGCCGTCGCCGCGCTCGCACCCGACCTCACCTCCATCGCGCCCGTCCGCGACCTCGCGCTCACGCGCGACAAGGCCATCGTCTACGCCAACGAGCACGACCTGCCCATCGAGCAGAGCAAGAAGAGCCCGTACTCGATCGACAAGAACGTGTGGGGCCGCGCGGTCGAGACCGGCTTCCTGGAGGACCCGTGGAACGGGCCGATCGAGGACCTCTACGAGTACACGCAGGACCCCGACGTGCTGCGCGAGGCCACGGAGGTCACCATCACGTTCGAGGCGGGCGTCCCCGTCGCCATCGACGGCATCCGCTACTCGCCGCTCCGCATCGTCCAGGAGCTGAACGCCGCCGCCGGCGCGCACGGCATCGGCCGCATCGACGTCGTCGAGGACCGCCTCGTCGGCATCAAGAGCCGCGAGGTCTACGAGGCCCCCGCCGCGATGACCCTCATCGAGGCGCACGAGGAGCTCGAGGCCCTCACCATCGAGCGCGACCTCGGCCGCTACAAGCGCGGCGTCGAGAAGGACTGGGCGAACCTCGTCTACGACGGACTCTGGTTCTCCGGCCTCAAGCGCTCGCTCGACGCGTTCATCGAGGACTCGCAGCGGCACGTCTCCGGCGACATCCGCATGACGCTGCGTGGAGGACGCGCGGTCGTCACCGGCCGCCGCAGCGAGACGAGCCTCTACGACTTCGACCTCGCGACCTACGACACCGGCGACACGTTCGACCAGTCCCTGTCCAAGGGCTTCATCGAGCTGTGGTCGCTGCCGAGCAAGATCTCGGCGCGCCGCGACCTCGCCGTGGAGCAGGCCGCGCTCGCGGCCGACGACGCGACGCCCGCGGCCGCGCCCGCCGCGGAGTAGCCAAATGACCGAGAGCACGGATCCGTCCTCCCGGGCCGGCGAGGCGGGCGCCCTCTGGGGCGGCCGCTTCGCCGGCGGCCCGTCGCCGGAGCTCGTGGCGCTCAGCCGCTCGACGCACTTCGACTGGCAGCTGGCGCCGTACGACATCGCCGGATCCCGGGCGCACGCCCGTGCTCTCGCGGCGGCCGGCTACCTGTCGGACGCCGAGCGACAGGCCATGCTGCAGGCCCTCGACACCCTGGAGGACCGCGTGCGCTCGGGCGCGCTCGTCGCGTCCGAGGCCGACGAGGACGTGCACGGCGCCCTCGAGCGCGGCCTCATGGATATCGCGGGTCCGGATCTCGGCGGCAAGCTCCGCGCGGGCCGCAGCCGCAACGACCAGATCGCGACGCTGGTGCGCATGTACCTGCGCGACCACGCCGCCGTCATCCACGCGATGCTCGTGCAGCTCGTCGACGCGCTGGCCGCGCAGGCCGAGGCGGCGGGCGGCGCGATCATGCCGGGTCGCACGCACCTGCAGCACGCGCAGCCCGTGCTCCTCGCGCACCACCTGCTCGCGCACTGCTGGCCGCTGGTCCGCGACCTCGAGCGCCTCGCCGACTGGGACGCGCGTGCGGACGTCTCACCGTACGGATCCGGCGCGCTCGCGGGCTCGACCCTCGGCCTCGACGCGAGTGCGGTCGCCCGCGACCTCGGCTTCGCGCGCAGCTCCGAGAACTCTATCGACGGCACGGCGGCGCGCGATGTCGTGGCCGAGTTCGCCTTCGTGCTCGCCCAGGTCGGCATCGACCTGTCGCGGCTGAGCGAGGAGATCATCCTCTGGAACACGCGCGAGTTCGGGTTCGTCACGCTGAGCGACTCCTTTTCGACCGGGTCGTCGATCATGCCGCAGAAGAAGAACCCGGACATCGCGGAGCTCGCGCGCGGCAAGTCGGGCCGGCTCATCGGCAACCTGTCAGGCCTGCTCGCGACCCTCAAAGGCCTGCCGCTGGCGTACAACCGCGATCTGCAGGAGGACAAGGAGCCCGTCTTCGACTCGGTGCAGACCCTCGAGGTGCTGCTCCCAGCGTTCACCGGGATGATCGCGACCCTCCGCTTCGACGTCGATCGCATGGCCGAGCTCGCGCCGCAGGGCTTCTCGCTCGCGACCGACGTAGCCGAGTGGCTGGTCAAGCACCGCGTGGCCTTCCGCGACGCGCACGAGATCACGGGGGAGCTCGTGAAGCTCGCGGAGTCCCGAGGCGTGGGCCTGGAGGACCTCTCCGACGACGACCTCCGCGCCGTGTCGCCGCACCTGGTGCCCGAGGTCCGCGAGGTGCTGAGCATCGACGGATCCGTGGCGAGCCGCGACGGCGTCGGCGGCACCGCCCGCGTCCGGGTCGACGAGCAGCGCGCCGAGTTGGTGCGCCGCGTGGCCGAGCTGCGGGCGCGGGCCGATGCCGCGGCCGAGCGCCGGGCGGCCGCGTCCGCGGCGGCGTCGGCGTGACGCTCTCGAACGGCCGCCGTCCCGAGCGGCCCGAGCCCCGGCATCGCTGGCTCCTGCCGCTCGTGATCGGCGTGGCCGTCGCCGTGCTGGTCTTCGTGGTGGTCGTCGCGAGCCTCAACGGCGAGCTGATCTGATCCCCGCGTGATCGACGCGGCGTTCTTCGCGCGCGACGCCGTCGAGGTGGCGCCCGCCCTCCTCGGCGCGATCCTGTCGCGGGACTCCGAGGAGGGCAGGGTCGCCGTCCGCCTCACCGAGGTGGAGGCGTATCGCGGGGTCGGCGAGGATCCCGGGTCGCACGCCTTCCGAGGGAAGCGGGCGCGCAACGCGACGATGTTCGGCCCGCCCGCGCATCTCTACGCGTACTTCACGTACGGCATGCACACGTGCGCGAACATCGTCTGCGGCCCCGAGGGCACGAGCGCCGGCGTGCTGCTGCGTGCCGGCGAGATCGTGGAGGGCGCGGATCTCGCCCGGTCCCGGCGCGGCGCGGCCGTCCGCGACCGCGATCTCGCCCGGGGACCGGCGCGGCTGGCCGTCGCCCTCGGGATCCCGCTCGCCGACGACGGCGCCGCGCTCGACGCGCCGCCGTACCGGCTGGTGCTCCCGGACGAGCCGCTCGCCCTGCCGGCCGCGGGTCCGCGCGCGGGCGTCTCGGGTCCGGGCGGCTCCGGTGAGCTCTTCCCCTGGCGCTTCTGGGTGCCGGGCGATCCGACCGTCTCGCCGTATCGCGCGCACGTCCCGCGCGTCCGCCGCTGAGCGATCAGGGCTGTCCTCTTACCGGACGACGAGGACGACCGCCGCGCACGTCGCGGCCCACAGCCAGCTCACGAGCGTCCCGATGATGAAGCGCTCGCGCGCCTCCGCCGCCTCGCCCAGCTCGCTGAAGCGGCCGACGCCCTTGATGGCGATGACCACCGCGAGCGCCTCGGGGTACCCGGCGAGGATGACGGCCACGACGGCCAGCCGCTCGAGCATGCCGATCGTCGCGCCGCCCCGCAGGACCTCGCGGGTCGGCCGTCGCAGCGCCGACGGGTCGTCCTCGTGCCCGCGCGGCGCCACCAGGATCCCGCCGTACGCGCCGGGCGGCACCGAGCCCCGCGTCGCGAGGGCGAGGACGACGGTGGATGCGGATCCTCCGCCCAGCACCGCGAGCACGACCGCGACGAGTCCGAGGTACCCGACGACCAGCGGGGACGCGACGCCCCGGAGCGCGAGGCCCAGCACGACCGCCGCGGCGAGAGCGGCCGCGGCCCCGGCGACCAGGCCGGTGCGCGGTGCGCGCGCGGTGAGCAGCGCGAGCACGAGGGCCGCGGTGGCGAGCACGCAGAGGATTACCCAGGCCGCGACCTCCGCGGGGGTGCCGGCGGGGATCACGAGCGGCCACCTTCCCGGGCCGCGCGCGGTGCGTGCGAGGCACCTGCATCCAGGTGCGCCAGCAGCGCCTCGAGCCCGGGGATCGCGGCGCGCTCCGCGCGCCATCCGCTCGTGCGCAGACGCGTGCTCACGGCCTGCGGCGTGACCCCGAGCTCGGCGGCCACCTCCCGTTGCGTCCCGCCGCCCGCCATGCGGTCGACGACGTCCCAGCCCTGCGGGGTGCGCCGGTCGCGTGCGAGCAGCAGCAGGGTGATGAGCGCCTCCACCTCCGCGGCACCGGGCAGCTCCGGTGCGTCACCGTCGCCGGAACGCGCGATCGGCGGATCGACCGCGAGCGCGAACCGCGTCGCGCTGCGCTTGGCCGCGGTGACCGCGTCCCGGGCGGCGATGAACGCGGGCCCCGTGGCCTCGCGCGTCGCCCGGGGGAGCGGGATCCGCACCGTGCCGATCCCGAGGCCGACGCTCCAGTGCCCCGCGCGCGTGAGCATCAGCACCATGTCGAGCGCGGTGGCGGCGTCGGCGACGAGCGCCTGCACCTCGTCGCCGGACGTGCGGTCGACCGGGAGCACCAGGCGTCCCTCGTAGCGGGCCGCGAGGTCGTCCCGTCCCGTCCCGGCGCGATCGATGTCGTGCCGGCTCGCCTTCTGGTCGGCCGTGATGACGAACATGCGCCCTCCTCAAGTCCCCGACATTGATGATGGCACATCAATGCCACGCACTTGTCTCTTCGCCATCAATCCCGGGCCGTTGACGCGCCGTCCTCCCGACGGACCCGAGCCTGCCGCCCACCACCGACACCCGGCACGCCGC
This window of the Clavibacter sepedonicus genome carries:
- a CDS encoding acetylornithine transaminase gives rise to the protein MTTTQPERRTTQTESEWSDRFQAAMMRSSPPPLAMLVRGEGCRVWDSTGREYLDFLAGIAVNSLGHAHPALIRAVTEQVSTLAHVSNYFATPPQIALAERLRRITGAGDTGRVYFGNSGAEANEAAFKLARRNGSDRRTRVITLQGSFHGRTMGALALTGQPALQTPFLPLPGGVEHIAPTLEALEAAIDDTVQALILEPIQGEAGVVDLPAGFLRRARELTRQHGALLILDEIQTGVGRTGRWFAYEHEGVRPDAVTIAKGIAGGVPIGALVAFDAAADLLQKGQHGSTFGGNPLATAAGNAVLTEIEDAGLVENARVRGEEIRASITGLDSPLVAEVRGRGLLIGVGLHHEDGGRIAAAALGEGLIINAPNARSLRIAPPLIVGDAEVRDFRGRFARALAHLR
- the argF gene encoding ornithine carbamoyltransferase, with protein sequence MTRHFLRDDDLSPAEQAEVLDLAVQLKRERWSERPLAGPQTVAVIFDKSSTRTRVSFAVGIADLGGVPLVISTANSQLGGKETASDTARVLERQVAAIVWRTYAQSGLEEMAAGTTVPVVNALSDDFHPCQILADLLTIREHRGDLAGQTLVFLGDGASNMAHSYLLGGVTAGMHVRIAAPAGYVPAAVVVADAERIAATTGGSVRILADPVEAVTGADVVITDTWVSMGREEEKAQRLAELGAYQVTTELMAHAVDDAIFLHCLPADREYEVAAEVIDGPQSVVWDEAENRLHAQKALLVWLLRQS
- a CDS encoding argininosuccinate synthase, with product MAERVVLAYSGGLDTSVGIGWLKDATGKEVVALAVDVGQGGEDMEVIRQRALDCGAVEAVVVDAKDEFADDYIVPALKANALYQKRYPLVSGLSRPLIAKHLARVAHELGANSVAHGCTGKGNDQVRFEAAVAALAPDLTSIAPVRDLALTRDKAIVYANEHDLPIEQSKKSPYSIDKNVWGRAVETGFLEDPWNGPIEDLYEYTQDPDVLREATEVTITFEAGVPVAIDGIRYSPLRIVQELNAAAGAHGIGRIDVVEDRLVGIKSREVYEAPAAMTLIEAHEELEALTIERDLGRYKRGVEKDWANLVYDGLWFSGLKRSLDAFIEDSQRHVSGDIRMTLRGGRAVVTGRRSETSLYDFDLATYDTGDTFDQSLSKGFIELWSLPSKISARRDLAVEQAALAADDATPAAAPAAE
- the argH gene encoding argininosuccinate lyase: MTESTDPSSRAGEAGALWGGRFAGGPSPELVALSRSTHFDWQLAPYDIAGSRAHARALAAAGYLSDAERQAMLQALDTLEDRVRSGALVASEADEDVHGALERGLMDIAGPDLGGKLRAGRSRNDQIATLVRMYLRDHAAVIHAMLVQLVDALAAQAEAAGGAIMPGRTHLQHAQPVLLAHHLLAHCWPLVRDLERLADWDARADVSPYGSGALAGSTLGLDASAVARDLGFARSSENSIDGTAARDVVAEFAFVLAQVGIDLSRLSEEIILWNTREFGFVTLSDSFSTGSSIMPQKKNPDIAELARGKSGRLIGNLSGLLATLKGLPLAYNRDLQEDKEPVFDSVQTLEVLLPAFTGMIATLRFDVDRMAELAPQGFSLATDVAEWLVKHRVAFRDAHEITGELVKLAESRGVGLEDLSDDDLRAVSPHLVPEVREVLSIDGSVASRDGVGGTARVRVDEQRAELVRRVAELRARADAAAERRAAASAAASA
- a CDS encoding DNA-3-methyladenine glycosylase, translating into MIDAAFFARDAVEVAPALLGAILSRDSEEGRVAVRLTEVEAYRGVGEDPGSHAFRGKRARNATMFGPPAHLYAYFTYGMHTCANIVCGPEGTSAGVLLRAGEIVEGADLARSRRGAAVRDRDLARGPARLAVALGIPLADDGAALDAPPYRLVLPDEPLALPAAGPRAGVSGPGGSGELFPWRFWVPGDPTVSPYRAHVPRVRR